DNA from Treponema primitia ZAS-1:
AATTTATTTTATTAGCCGGGGGTTAGCATTCATGTCGAAAAACAGCTCGAAACTGCTGAACAGTATTAAACAGTCGGATCTATTGGTATTACTGGCCGTCTTGGCGGTATTGTGTATAGTTGTTTCGTTTTTAACGCCCGTATTTCTTTCACAGCGGAACATCATGAATACCCTGCGTCAGGTTTCTTTGACCGCCATTTGCGGGTTCGGCCTTACCATGGTTATTCTGGTTGGAGAGATTGATCTTTCCGTGGGTTCCCAGCAGGCAATAGCCGGCATCAGTTCAATTTACATATTGAACGCCACCCACAGTATTCCCCTTGCCATCCTTGCCGCCCTTGTCTGCGGCGTTATTGTCGGGGCGGTTAACGGTATCCTGGTTACCAAGGCAAAACTTAATTCACTCATAGCCACCCTGGGAACCATGGCAATTTGGCGGGGTCTGGCCATGGTCATAACCGGCGCAGTATCCATACAATCGGGGGTTGAAGCCTTTCAAGGCCTTGCTACAGGTTTTGTCGGATTTATTCCCAATGCGGTTATTATTGCGGCCTTACTGTACCTTATCATCTATTATGTTTTGAATCATACGACTTTCGGCCGAAAAATCTATGCCATAGGGGGCAATAAAGAAGCTTCCCGGCTTGCGGGTCTTTCGGTGGATCGCATAAAGCTTTTGGTGTATATATTCAGCGGAGTGCTCACCATGCTGTCAGGGGTGCTGCTCGCCTCCCGCATGGCATCGGCTCAGCCCACAGCGGGCACGGGTTTTGAAATGGTGGTCATTGCTTCGGTCATTCTGGGAGGCGTCTCCCTTAACGGCGGCATAGGAACCATAGCGGGCGCCCTTATCGGGATGATCATATTGGGGGTGCTGCAGAACGGCCTTACCCTTCTGGATGTTTCTTCCTTCTGGCAGGATATCACCAGGGGTCTGGTTATTATATTGGCCGTGTTTGTTGATACCGTCAGAAAGGACAGTATTGCAAAGCGTCTTGTCAAAGAACAGAAGATGTTGCAGCAGTAGTGTTGCAATAATAGAGGAGGATCATTCTATGGCTGGACAACCGGTAATACAGATCAGGAATATGCACAAAACTTTTCCCGGAGTTCATGCCCTCAAGGGAGTGGATCTTGATCTTTACGCAGGTGAAGTTCATGCGCTGGTGGGAGAAAACGGCGCCGGTAAATCCACACTGATAAAAATAATCTCCGGAGCATATACCTTTACCGAGGGCACGTATCTGATTAACGGTCAGGATGCGGGTATTAAAAACACCATTGACGCCATTAAAAAAGGGATAAGTGTTATTTATCAGGAATTGAATCTGGTGCCCAGTCTCTCGATTGCGGAGAATATCTTTTTTGGAAGGCTCCCTTCAAAACTGGGCCGGGTGCTTTGGAGCGAGCTATACGCCAACGCCCAAAAATACCTTGAAATGGTCGGTCTTTCGGTAAAGCCCACCATGAAGGTACAATACCTGAGCGTCGCTCAGCAGCAACTCGTGGAAATTGCAAAATCACTTGCCCTTGATAGTAAAGTAATTATCATGGACGAACCTACCTCTGCCTTAAGCCCAAAGGAAATCAAAAGTCTTTTTGAAGTAATTGTGACGCTCAGGGAAAAGGGTGTCTGTATTATGTACGTTTCCCATAAGCTTGAAGAGATATTTGAATTGGCAGACCGTATTTCTGTTTTCCGCGACGGCGCCAGGGTGGGCGCCATGCTTGCCAGTGAAACGGATCAGCAGCGGCTAATCGAAATGATGGTGGGCAGAAAACTCAGCGATATGTTCCCTGAGCATACCCGCGTATCCGGTGAAACGGTGCTTGAGGTTAAGGGCCTCACTACCGATAAGGTTACGGATTTAAATTTCCATGTCCGCAAGGGCGAAATAGTCGGCTTTTCGGGCCTCATGGGCGCAGGACGATCCGAAATGACCCGCGGCCTTTTTGGGGCGGATAAAAGAAGCGCAGGAAAAGTATTTATCAACGGCAAGGAAGTGGAAAAAGATTCCACCGGAGCGGCCCATGCCGCAGGCATGGGACTGGTAACCGAGAACCGCAAAACAGAAGGATTGTTGCCGAACCTTTCAGTCAAAAAGAATATAACCATTGCCTCCCTGGGCCAGTTTTCAAAGCTCTTCCATATATTTCCCCGCAAGGAAGCTTCCGAAAGCAACACCCTGGTCGATAAATTGCGTATTAAAACTCCTTCTGTTGATCAGCTTATAACAAAACTTTCCGGAGGCAATCAACAGAAGGTTTTGCTTTCCCGGTGGCTCATGAAGGAAAATCTCAAGCTCCTCATTATTGATGAGCCTACCCGGGGTATTGATGTGGGCGCCAAGTCGGAGATTTATAACCTCATGGATATGCTTGCAAAACAGGGTTTGGCCATTTTGATGGTATCCAGCGAACTGCCAGAAATTTTAGGGATGTGCGACCGCATTTATGTCATGAAGAATGGAAAAATCACCGGCGAATTTAACCGGGAAGATGCAACTGAAACCGCTTTGCTTGCAAAGGCGATCAGCTGAGACAAAAAGGAGGAGAAAATATTTATGCAGCACAGAGAACTTATTGAAAATACCCTGGAAAGAAAACCAATCCCCACCAACGCATTCTGGATTGGGCATCCCGCTGATGAAACAAAAAAGTTATATTATAAAGAATTAGGTATTAAAGAGGCGGAACTTTCGGAATTAGAAAAACATAACCGTGAAGCCTCGGTATTAAAATCTTCAGACGCCGATGAAAAAGAAGTTGAATTCAGCCTCAAAACCGGCAGCGATATGACCTGGATATCCCCGGAACTGGATTTAAGCTGCTGGAAACATCCCGAAGGAAAACCCATGTGGGATTGTTTTGAAAAAGGCAGGGCAAGCCTTGGCAGCGCCGGAATTTTTGCGGAATGCGAGGATGTGCAGGAAGTTGAAGCCTTTGATTGGCCTAATCCGGATTACCTTGATTTTTCCTCAACCCTTAAGCGGGTCAAATACGCCTACGATCAAGGGCTTGCCGTTTTTGGCGGTATGTGGTGCCCTTTTTTTCATACCCTGAGCGATTTTTTTGGCATGGAGAACTATTTTGTAAAGATGCACACAGACAAAGAAGTGGTCCATGCGGTTACTTCCCATGTGGTTGATTTCTATGTGGAAACCAATACCCGCTTCTTCAATTTAGCAAAAGAATATCTTACCGCAGGTTTTTTCGGTAATGATTTTGGAACCCAGCTTGATCTGATGATTGGCTTTAATGATTTTGACGAGTTCCTTCTTCCCTCCATAAACCGTATTATCGGTACCATTAAAAAGGCCGGGTTAAAAACTGCCTTCCATTCCTGCGGCTCCATTAACCGGGTTATACCCCGGCTCATTGATGCGGGAATTGATGTGCTGCATCCGCTTCAGGCCCGTGCTAAGAATATGGACGCAAAAAACCTTGAAACCCAATATGGAAAGGATCTTATCTTTATGGGCGGAGTTGATACCCAGCAGCTCCTTCCTTTTGGAAAAAAAGAACAGGTTCGGGAAGAAGTGCTCAGGTTACGGGACATTTTTAAGGGACATTTTATTGTTTCTCCCAGCCATGAGGCCCTGCTCCCCGATGTTCCATTTGAAAACGCCATGGCCATGAGCAAGGCTGCAAAAGAATAATTATATCAGCAAATAAAATATCTAAGGAGTAACGCATGAACAGAGAATATGCTCATTTAAAGGAATTAGGAAAAAAATTATCAGAAATTACAAATTTGCCGGTTCAGGAGGAAAAGAAAAAACTTTGGATTGCCAATAACGATCTTAAACCAATACGGCCCATGGTATACATGGATCAGCTTCCCTGGCATGAGATCAACACCAGCGATGAAATGAAGCTCCTGTGCGAAAATGAATTTCTCCGCTCGGTGGAATACAGTATCCGGCAGCTGCTTTACCGGTGGAAGCACTTTCCCTGCGATATGGTTGTGGAGAACCGGATTGATATTCCCCACGCCGTTCATAACGTCAATTACGGCATCCATATTGTAGAAGAGACCAGGCAGACCGATGCGGGCAATGACGTAGTTTCCCATAAGTATAAAGATCAGATAGCCACGGAGGAAGATCTTAATGCGCTGCAGAATGATGAGATCCGGGTAGACCGGGATTTGGACCGATTGCATATGGAACAATGCCAGGAAATTTTTGACAGCATTATTCCTGTGCGTTTTTCCGGTGTTGATATACATGCCGGCGTTTGGGATCGGATCGCCCAGATGCGGCCGGCCCAGGTTATTTTAGAAGATATGATTGACCGGCCCGAATTTATGCAGAAGATTGTTGAAAAATTTGTGTCCCTAACCATGTCAACGGTTGAGCAATGCGAGGCGCTTGGTCTCCTTGATCCGGAAATGCAGTATGTTCACTGCACGGGGGCCTATACCAATGACCTTCCGCCGGTGAAGGAAGGTCAGGATCATCCTGCAGCAAAAAATATATGGGCCTTTGGGATGGCGCAGCTTTTTACAACCATGTCCCCTGCCATGCACGAGGAATTTGAGATCGATATTGTGCGTCCCCTGTATGAACGGTTCGGCCTGCTCTACTACGGCTGCTGCGAGCCCCTGGAAAATAAAATCGGCATAATCCGAAAGCTCAAAAATGTGCGCAAGATATCCGTAAGCCCATGGGCAAATGTGGCAAAAAGTGCGGAGAACATGCATGGAGACTTTGTGTTGTCCTTAAAGCCCAACCCGGCGTTTTTTGTGGCGGGTTTTGCCGAGGATAAGATTGTAAAACTTGTCCGTGACGCAATAGCGGTCGCCAAGGCCAACAACACGCCAATCGAGATTATTCAAAAGGACGTGAGTACCCTTGAATATCATCTTGACAATCTTGACCGTTGGGAGCAAATTGTAATGCGGATTGTTCAGGACATTTAAGTATGACAGGGGTATTATGCCAAAACATAAACAGGAAATTCTTGTTGGGAATCATGGGTTAATTAAATATATTAATAAAAAGAATGTTTTGGATACCATCCTTCGGGAAGAACAGATCTCCAGGATTGACATATCAAAACGTGTAAAATTAGCCATGCCGACGGTCATGCGGATTGTCGATGAATTTGTCAATGACGGGCTGGTTATCGAAATTGGAAAGGGGAGTTCAAACGGCGGGCGCAAACCAAATCTGTTAAGCGTCAACGCCGATGCCCGATATTTTCTTGCTACATTAATTTCCGGCAGTGTAAGAAGTGTGGTGGCAAATATGCAGGGAAAGATACTCAGCGATTATGAATCGGAAATTGATTTTTCGGGCCAGGAGGATCATATCCTGACTCAGTTAAAAAATTGTATGCAGCGGGCAATTGAAGGGTGCGGATTGACCGCAAACGATATTGCGTATTCCAGCATCGGAACTCCGGGCATGGGATTCAAATATTATACGGCCGGAAAGACCAGCCATGTGTTTGGTTATTGGTCAAAACTAAGCATCAATTTCTTTAAGAAACAGGGGCAGTTTGAATATCCAACCGCCATTGAAAATATAGCCAAAATGGGAGCCCTGGGAGAGCTTAGGTACGGTAAAGGGAAGTACTATAGCGATTATTTGTTTATATTTGCAGGTACCGGTGTGGGGATGGGGGTTGTAAGGAACGGAAGCTTTGAGTTAGGCGTTAGCGGTACCGCAGGCGAATTCGGGCATACAATCATTGATTATAACGGACCGGAGTGTTATTGCGGAAACAGGGGCTGCATTGAAAGTTATTGTTCGACCATTGCCATCTGCAGGGAATATAAACGGGAAAGAATAAACAACGGATTTGATGCTGCCTCTGACTATTCAGTCTCAGAAGTAGCGGAGGCTGTCAGACGCGGTGAAAGCTATGCGGTT
Protein-coding regions in this window:
- a CDS encoding ABC transporter permease; its protein translation is MSKNSSKLLNSIKQSDLLVLLAVLAVLCIVVSFLTPVFLSQRNIMNTLRQVSLTAICGFGLTMVILVGEIDLSVGSQQAIAGISSIYILNATHSIPLAILAALVCGVIVGAVNGILVTKAKLNSLIATLGTMAIWRGLAMVITGAVSIQSGVEAFQGLATGFVGFIPNAVIIAALLYLIIYYVLNHTTFGRKIYAIGGNKEASRLAGLSVDRIKLLVYIFSGVLTMLSGVLLASRMASAQPTAGTGFEMVVIASVILGGVSLNGGIGTIAGALIGMIILGVLQNGLTLLDVSSFWQDITRGLVIILAVFVDTVRKDSIAKRLVKEQKMLQQ
- a CDS encoding sugar ABC transporter ATP-binding protein encodes the protein MAGQPVIQIRNMHKTFPGVHALKGVDLDLYAGEVHALVGENGAGKSTLIKIISGAYTFTEGTYLINGQDAGIKNTIDAIKKGISVIYQELNLVPSLSIAENIFFGRLPSKLGRVLWSELYANAQKYLEMVGLSVKPTMKVQYLSVAQQQLVEIAKSLALDSKVIIMDEPTSALSPKEIKSLFEVIVTLREKGVCIMYVSHKLEEIFELADRISVFRDGARVGAMLASETDQQRLIEMMVGRKLSDMFPEHTRVSGETVLEVKGLTTDKVTDLNFHVRKGEIVGFSGLMGAGRSEMTRGLFGADKRSAGKVFINGKEVEKDSTGAAHAAGMGLVTENRKTEGLLPNLSVKKNITIASLGQFSKLFHIFPRKEASESNTLVDKLRIKTPSVDQLITKLSGGNQQKVLLSRWLMKENLKLLIIDEPTRGIDVGAKSEIYNLMDMLAKQGLAILMVSSELPEILGMCDRIYVMKNGKITGEFNREDATETALLAKAIS
- a CDS encoding uroporphyrinogen decarboxylase family protein, translating into MQHRELIENTLERKPIPTNAFWIGHPADETKKLYYKELGIKEAELSELEKHNREASVLKSSDADEKEVEFSLKTGSDMTWISPELDLSCWKHPEGKPMWDCFEKGRASLGSAGIFAECEDVQEVEAFDWPNPDYLDFSSTLKRVKYAYDQGLAVFGGMWCPFFHTLSDFFGMENYFVKMHTDKEVVHAVTSHVVDFYVETNTRFFNLAKEYLTAGFFGNDFGTQLDLMIGFNDFDEFLLPSINRIIGTIKKAGLKTAFHSCGSINRVIPRLIDAGIDVLHPLQARAKNMDAKNLETQYGKDLIFMGGVDTQQLLPFGKKEQVREEVLRLRDIFKGHFIVSPSHEALLPDVPFENAMAMSKAAKE
- a CDS encoding ROK family transcriptional regulator, coding for MPKHKQEILVGNHGLIKYINKKNVLDTILREEQISRIDISKRVKLAMPTVMRIVDEFVNDGLVIEIGKGSSNGGRKPNLLSVNADARYFLATLISGSVRSVVANMQGKILSDYESEIDFSGQEDHILTQLKNCMQRAIEGCGLTANDIAYSSIGTPGMGFKYYTAGKTSHVFGYWSKLSINFFKKQGQFEYPTAIENIAKMGALGELRYGKGKYYSDYLFIFAGTGVGMGVVRNGSFELGVSGTAGEFGHTIIDYNGPECYCGNRGCIESYCSTIAICREYKRERINNGFDAASDYSVSEVAEAVRRGESYAVTVAKRIGMLLGIGIANAINLYNPDAVIVGGELCEVPLCIEAAFEEAKRHIFRNASRDVNFLISSRDNPILIMGTIAYAMENCFNEYCKC